A window of Campylobacter lari subsp. lari contains these coding sequences:
- a CDS encoding phosphatidylglycerophosphatase A family protein, producing the protein MQKLFLTFFYSGSVNKAPGTFGTIAALIPAFFILRYLGIGTLILLAILLFLISIKIIDQYEQETGKHDDKHIVIDEVVGVFLALAICGQSVFTFLLSFVLFRFFDITKPSIIGKIDKKTKGGLGVMLDDVLAGIFAGLFSAVIYGILLKFDLLWFDMSIMEIF; encoded by the coding sequence ATGCAAAAATTATTTTTAACTTTTTTTTATTCAGGTAGTGTTAATAAAGCTCCAGGAACTTTTGGCACAATAGCAGCGCTAATCCCTGCATTTTTTATTTTAAGGTATTTGGGCATAGGAACTTTAATCTTACTTGCAATTTTGCTTTTTTTAATCTCTATAAAAATCATCGATCAATACGAACAAGAAACAGGCAAACACGATGATAAGCACATTGTAATAGATGAAGTTGTTGGGGTATTTTTAGCTTTGGCAATTTGCGGGCAAAGTGTTTTTACTTTTTTGCTTTCTTTTGTTTTGTTTAGATTTTTTGATATCACAAAACCTTCTATCATCGGAAAAATTGATAAAAAAACCAAAGGTGGTTTAGGCGTAATGCTAGATGATGTTTTAGCAGGAATTTTCGCAGGATTATTTAGCGCAGTCATTTATGGAATTTTACTTAAATTTGATCTTTTGTGGTTTGATATGAGTATAATGGAGATATTTTAA